One Etheostoma cragini isolate CJK2018 chromosome 18, CSU_Ecrag_1.0, whole genome shotgun sequence DNA window includes the following coding sequences:
- the gtf2h5 gene encoding general transcription factor IIH subunit 5, producing the protein MVNVHKGVLVECDPAMKQFLLYLDEKMALGKKFILKDLDDTHLFILAEVVQTLQERVGELMDQNSFTVTQK; encoded by the exons ATGGTCAACGTACACAAAGGCGTTCTTGTTGAATG TGATCCTGCCATGAAACAGTTCCTCCTCTACTTGGATGAAAAAATGGCCCTGGGAAAGAAATTCATCCTCAAGGACCTTGACGACACACACCTCTTCATCCTGGCAGAGGTGGTACAGACCCTCCAGGAGAGAGTTGGCGAGTTAATGGACCAGAACTCATTCACCGTCACGCAGAAATAA
- the tmem181 gene encoding transmembrane protein 181 isoform X1, producing the protein MDTDYSSSLENPLYSELKYFCRKIKEAYNELKEDLTPYRDDRFYRLAPMRLYTLSKRHFVLVFVFFLICFGLTVFIGIAGPRIIAEQEPSGDQILFKNLSVKTEPFNLVSPPLTTYNQQLWLTCVMHAENSNMGDFQQPFEFNVELKGVMQDASVMHTSHIHKKSRTLHCGAKCDEIIVLHLGYLNYTQYHVMVSFKGLENITYEIKIKFVWKTYNPTFSQVEIWFRFVFVVLTFMVTCMFAHSLRKFSMRDWGIEQKWMSILLPLLLLYNDPFFPLSFLVNSWFPGTLDAFFQALFLSALLLFWLCVYHGIRVQGERKFLTFYLPKLIIVGLLWLSAVTLGIWQTVNELQDPTYQYKVDIVNFQGMKVFFLIVVVLYILYLIFLVVRACSELKNMPYSDLRLRFLTALTFVVLVISMVILYLRFGAKALQDNFVAELSTHYQNSAEFLSFYGLLNFYLYTLAFVYSPSKNALYDSQLKDNPAFSMLNDSDDEVIYGSDYEDMPLQNGRAIKATTKYQDESDSD; encoded by the exons ATGGACACCGACTACTCGTCCAGCTTGGAAAACCCTCTGTACAGCGAGCTGAAATACTTCTGTAGGAAGATAAAGGAGGCCTACAACGAGCTGAAGGAGGACCTGACACCTTACCGGGATGATCGCTTTTACAG ATTGGCCCCTATGCGGCTCTACACCCTGTCCAAAAGACATTTTGTCTTGGTCTTCGTGTTTTTCCTGATCTGCTTTGGTCTCACAGTCTTCATTGGGATTGCAG GTCCTAGGATTATTGCTGAGCAGGAACCCAGCGGTGATCAGATACTCTTCAAAAACCTCTCAGTTAAG accGAGCCCTTCAATCTAgtttctcctcctctcaccACCTACAACCAGCAGCTATGGCTCACCTGTGTGATGCATGCTGAAAACAGCAATA TGGGAGACTTCCAGCAGCCTTTCGAATTCAATGTTGAACTAAAGGGAGTGATGCAGGACGCCAGCGTGATGCACACCAGCCACATACACAAGAAATCACGAACGCTACACTGCGGGGCT AAATGTGATGAGATCATTGTGCTCCACCTTGGCTATCTAAACTACACCCAGTACCATGTCATGGTCAGCTTCAAAGGCCTTGAAAATATCACATATGAAATCAAAATCAAGTTTGTG TGGAAAACCTACAACCCCACCTTCTCGCAAGTGGAGATCTGGTTTCGTTTTGTCTTTGTGGTGTTGACCTTTATGGTGACG TGTATGTTTGCACACTCACTGAGGAAGTTCTCTATGAGGGACTGGGGCATAGAACAGAAGTGGATGTCTATCCTGCTCCCTTTACTGCTGCTCTACAATG ATCCATTTTTCCCACTGTCATTCCTGGTGAACAGCTGGTTTCCAGGCACCTTGGACGCTTTCTTCCAGGCTCTGTTCCTGTCCGCCCTGCTGCTCTTCTGGCTCTGTGTTTATCATGGCATCAGGGTTCAG ggagagaggaaattTCTGACATTCTACCTGCCTAAGTTGATCATTGTAGGTCTTCTGTGGCTTTCAGCAGTTACACTGGGCATATGGCAAAC AGTTAATGAACTCCAAGACCCTACATATCAGTATAAAGTCGACATAGTGAACTTTCAG GGCATGAAGGTCTTCTTCCTGATTGTAGTTGTCCTCTACATCCTCTACCTGATCTTCCTGGTGGTCAGAGCTTGTTCTGAACTCAAGAACATGCCTTACTCAG ATCTCCGGCTCAGGTTTTTGACAGCATTGACGTTTGTGGTCCTTGTTATAAG CATGGTCATTCTCTACCTGAGGTTTGGTGCCAAGGCTCTCCAAGACAATTTTGTCGCCGAATTGTCTACTCATTACCAAAACT CAGCTGAATTTTTATCCTTCTATGGCCTACTCAACTTTTACTTGTACACATTAGCATTTGTGTACTCCCCCTCCAAAAATGCACTTTATG ACTCCCAGTTGAAGGATAATCCTGCTTTTTCCATGCTGAATGACTCCGATGATGAAGTAATATACGG GAGTGATTATGAAGACATGCCTTTACAAAATGGACGTGCTATCAAAGCAACCACGAAGTACCAGGATGAGAGTGACAGTGACTGA
- the dynlt1 gene encoding dynein light chain Tctex-type 1 codes for MDEYQTEDETVFVVEEVSKIIKESVEAAIGGNAYQHSRVNQWTTSVVEQCLSQLSKLGKPFKYIVTCIIMQKNGAGLQTASTCFWDNSSDGSCTVRWENKSMYCIVNVFGLAL; via the exons ATGGACGAGTATCAGACAGAAGACGAG ACTGTGTTTGTCGTTGAAGAAGTGAGCAAAATCATTAAAGAG TCAGTAGAAGCAGCCATTGGAGGAAATGCTTACCAGCACAGCAGAGTTAACCAGTGGACCACCAGTGTAGTGGAGCAGTGCCTCAGTCAACTCAGCAAGCTGGGAAAGCCTTTCAAATATATTG TAACCTGTATCATCATGCAGAAAAATGGAGCAGGTCTTCAAACAGCCAGCACATGCTTTTGGGACAACTCAAGTGATG GAAGCTGTACCGTGAGATGGGAGAACAAGTCCATGTACTGTATCGTCAATGTTTTTGGACTGGCCCTCTGA
- the tmem181 gene encoding transmembrane protein 181 isoform X2, whose product MELLAPMRLYTLSKRHFVLVFVFFLICFGLTVFIGIAGPRIIAEQEPSGDQILFKNLSVKTEPFNLVSPPLTTYNQQLWLTCVMHAENSNMGDFQQPFEFNVELKGVMQDASVMHTSHIHKKSRTLHCGAKCDEIIVLHLGYLNYTQYHVMVSFKGLENITYEIKIKFVWKTYNPTFSQVEIWFRFVFVVLTFMVTCMFAHSLRKFSMRDWGIEQKWMSILLPLLLLYNDPFFPLSFLVNSWFPGTLDAFFQALFLSALLLFWLCVYHGIRVQGERKFLTFYLPKLIIVGLLWLSAVTLGIWQTVNELQDPTYQYKVDIVNFQGMKVFFLIVVVLYILYLIFLVVRACSELKNMPYSDLRLRFLTALTFVVLVISMVILYLRFGAKALQDNFVAELSTHYQNSAEFLSFYGLLNFYLYTLAFVYSPSKNALYDSQLKDNPAFSMLNDSDDEVIYGSDYEDMPLQNGRAIKATTKYQDESDSD is encoded by the exons ATGGAGCT ATTGGCCCCTATGCGGCTCTACACCCTGTCCAAAAGACATTTTGTCTTGGTCTTCGTGTTTTTCCTGATCTGCTTTGGTCTCACAGTCTTCATTGGGATTGCAG GTCCTAGGATTATTGCTGAGCAGGAACCCAGCGGTGATCAGATACTCTTCAAAAACCTCTCAGTTAAG accGAGCCCTTCAATCTAgtttctcctcctctcaccACCTACAACCAGCAGCTATGGCTCACCTGTGTGATGCATGCTGAAAACAGCAATA TGGGAGACTTCCAGCAGCCTTTCGAATTCAATGTTGAACTAAAGGGAGTGATGCAGGACGCCAGCGTGATGCACACCAGCCACATACACAAGAAATCACGAACGCTACACTGCGGGGCT AAATGTGATGAGATCATTGTGCTCCACCTTGGCTATCTAAACTACACCCAGTACCATGTCATGGTCAGCTTCAAAGGCCTTGAAAATATCACATATGAAATCAAAATCAAGTTTGTG TGGAAAACCTACAACCCCACCTTCTCGCAAGTGGAGATCTGGTTTCGTTTTGTCTTTGTGGTGTTGACCTTTATGGTGACG TGTATGTTTGCACACTCACTGAGGAAGTTCTCTATGAGGGACTGGGGCATAGAACAGAAGTGGATGTCTATCCTGCTCCCTTTACTGCTGCTCTACAATG ATCCATTTTTCCCACTGTCATTCCTGGTGAACAGCTGGTTTCCAGGCACCTTGGACGCTTTCTTCCAGGCTCTGTTCCTGTCCGCCCTGCTGCTCTTCTGGCTCTGTGTTTATCATGGCATCAGGGTTCAG ggagagaggaaattTCTGACATTCTACCTGCCTAAGTTGATCATTGTAGGTCTTCTGTGGCTTTCAGCAGTTACACTGGGCATATGGCAAAC AGTTAATGAACTCCAAGACCCTACATATCAGTATAAAGTCGACATAGTGAACTTTCAG GGCATGAAGGTCTTCTTCCTGATTGTAGTTGTCCTCTACATCCTCTACCTGATCTTCCTGGTGGTCAGAGCTTGTTCTGAACTCAAGAACATGCCTTACTCAG ATCTCCGGCTCAGGTTTTTGACAGCATTGACGTTTGTGGTCCTTGTTATAAG CATGGTCATTCTCTACCTGAGGTTTGGTGCCAAGGCTCTCCAAGACAATTTTGTCGCCGAATTGTCTACTCATTACCAAAACT CAGCTGAATTTTTATCCTTCTATGGCCTACTCAACTTTTACTTGTACACATTAGCATTTGTGTACTCCCCCTCCAAAAATGCACTTTATG ACTCCCAGTTGAAGGATAATCCTGCTTTTTCCATGCTGAATGACTCCGATGATGAAGTAATATACGG GAGTGATTATGAAGACATGCCTTTACAAAATGGACGTGCTATCAAAGCAACCACGAAGTACCAGGATGAGAGTGACAGTGACTGA